A genomic window from Algoriphagus sp. Y33 includes:
- a CDS encoding RNA polymerase sigma factor → MKSFFEAHIWPQRGRLYRLGYLWVRDRSLTEDMLQNVFEKSFGRQTELQDHPNLTGWLVSSLKNEILMHFRQTKKLESLEGLEELRMEESVSEDTKDSVRQVMNLVKTLPLRQQEIFHLREVEGMSYEEITEYLDISLDQVKVNLHRARKSIRERMPNQKSTK, encoded by the coding sequence ATGAAGTCATTTTTTGAAGCACATATCTGGCCGCAAAGAGGCAGGCTCTACAGGCTGGGTTATCTCTGGGTGAGGGATCGATCCCTCACTGAGGATATGCTTCAGAATGTCTTCGAAAAATCTTTTGGACGGCAAACGGAACTTCAAGATCATCCAAATCTGACCGGCTGGCTGGTTAGCAGTTTGAAAAATGAAATCCTAATGCACTTTCGACAAACCAAGAAACTAGAATCATTAGAAGGCCTGGAAGAATTGAGGATGGAAGAATCAGTTTCTGAAGACACAAAGGACTCTGTCAGACAAGTAATGAACCTTGTAAAGACCTTGCCTTTGCGGCAGCAGGAAATTTTCCACCTAAGAGAAGTGGAAGGAATGAGTTATGAAGAAATCACAGAGTACCTGGACATAAGCCTGGATCAGGTGAAAGTAAATCTTCACAGAGCCAGAAAAAGCATTCGAGAACGGATGCCCAACCAAAAATCAACCAAATGA